From the genome of Zalophus californianus isolate mZalCal1 chromosome 6, mZalCal1.pri.v2, whole genome shotgun sequence, one region includes:
- the LOC113909847 gene encoding 2-oxoglutarate and iron-dependent oxygenase JMJD4-like isoform X1, protein MDRETRAFAESHFRRLRGRPAGGVGATPGRVDFIESPDSFSYADFFKGYLLPNVPCVFSSSFTEGWGSRRRWVTPGGKPAFEHLLRNYGDVVVPVANCGVREYNSNPKEHMLLRDYISYWKDYIQGGSSSPRGCLYLKDWHLCRAPLAEDVFTLPVYFSSDWLNEYWDVLDVDDYRFVYMGPAGTWSPFHADIFRSFSWSVNICGRKRWFFFPPGQEEALRDCHGGLPYDVTSPTLLDGRLYPMRKHCSPPLELTQEAGEMVFVPSGWHHQVHNLEDTISINHNWVNGCNLANMWHFLQQELRAVQQEVSQWRDTMPDWDHHCQVIMRSCSGINFEEFYHFLKIIAERRLLLLTKELGPGDMEGSAGRGLGPQQAAFDVSRIAEVLASVVAHPDFQRVDTSVFSLQPGELLQQLEEVVAATASL, encoded by the exons ATGGACAGGGAGACGCGCGCGTTCGCCGAGAGCCACTTCCGACGCCTCCGCGGACGGCCCGCGGGCGGGGTGGGCGCGACGCCGGGCCGCGTGGACTTCATCGAGAGCCCGGACTCTTTTTCCTACGCCGACTTCTTCAAGGGCTACCTGCTGCCCAACGTGCCGTGcgttttctccagctccttcaccGAGGGCTGGGGCAGCCGCAGGCGCTGGGTGACGCCGGGCGGGAAGCCGGCCTTCGAGCACCTGCTGCGGAACTACG GAGACGTGGTCGTCCCTGTGGCCAACTGCGGGGTCCGGGAGTACAATTCCAACCCCAAGGAGCACATGCTCCTCCGAGACTACATCAGCTACTGGAAAGACTACATCCAGGGGGGCTCCTCCTCTCCGCGCGGCTGCCTCTACCTCAAGGACTGGCACCTGTGCAG GGCCCCCCTGGCCGAGGACGTGTTCACCCTGCCTGTGTACTTCTCATCCGACTGGCTCAACGAGTACTGGGACGTCCTGGACGTGGACGACTACCGCTTTGTCTACATGGGGCCCGCGGGCACCTG GTCACCGTTCCACGCCGACATCTTCCGCTCCTTCAGCTGGTCTGTCAACATCTGCGGGAGGAAAAGGTGGTTCTTCTTCCCTCCGGGGCAAGAAGAAGCCCTTCGGGATTGCCACGGTGGCCTGCCCTACGACGTGACTTCGCCCACGCTGCTCGACGGCCGCCTGTACCCCATGCGCAAGCACTGCAGTCCACCCCTGGAGCTCACGCAGGAGGCAGGCGAGATGGTCTTTGTGCCCAGCGGGTGGCACCACCAAGTCCACAACCTG GAGGACACCATCTCCATCAACCACAACTGGGTCAACGGCTGTAACCTGGCCAATATGTGGCACTTCCTGCAGCAAGAGCTCCGGGCCGTGCAGCAGGAGGTCAGCCAGTGGAGGGACACTATGCCTGACTGGGACCATCACTGCCAG GTCATCATGAGGTCCTGCTCCGGGAtcaattttgaagaattttacCACTTCCTCAAGATCATCGCCGAAAGGAGGCTGCTGCTTCTGACGAAAGAGCTGGGCCCTGGTGACATGGAGGGCAGTGCGGGCAGGGGGCTGGGCCCCCAGCAGGCTGCTTTTGATGTCAGCCGGATTGCAGAGGTGCTGGCCTCCGTGGTGGCCCACCCCGACTTCCAGAGAGTGGATACTAGCGTGTTCTCACTGCAGCCGGGGGAGCTCctccagcagctggaggaggtCGTGGCTGCCACTGCCTCTCTTTAG
- the LOC113909847 gene encoding 2-oxoglutarate and iron-dependent oxygenase JMJD4-like isoform X4, with translation MDRETRAFAESHFRRLRGRPAGGVGATPGRVDFIESPDSFSYADFFKGYLLPNVPCVFSSSFTEGWGSRRRWVTPGGKPAFEHLLRNYGDVVVPVANCGVREYNSNPKEHMLLRDYISYWKDYIQGGSSSPRGCLYLKDWHLCRSPFHADIFRSFSWSVNICGRKRWFFFPPGQEEALRDCHGGLPYDVTSPTLLDGRLYPMRKHCSPPLELTQEAGEMVFVPSGWHHQVHNLEDTISINHNWVNGCNLANMWHFLQQELRAVQQEVSQWRDTMPDWDHHCQVIMRSCSGINFEEFYHFLKIIAERRLLLLTKELGPGDMEGSAGRGLGPQQAAFDVSRIAEVLASVVAHPDFQRVDTSVFSLQPGELLQQLEEVVAATASL, from the exons ATGGACAGGGAGACGCGCGCGTTCGCCGAGAGCCACTTCCGACGCCTCCGCGGACGGCCCGCGGGCGGGGTGGGCGCGACGCCGGGCCGCGTGGACTTCATCGAGAGCCCGGACTCTTTTTCCTACGCCGACTTCTTCAAGGGCTACCTGCTGCCCAACGTGCCGTGcgttttctccagctccttcaccGAGGGCTGGGGCAGCCGCAGGCGCTGGGTGACGCCGGGCGGGAAGCCGGCCTTCGAGCACCTGCTGCGGAACTACG GAGACGTGGTCGTCCCTGTGGCCAACTGCGGGGTCCGGGAGTACAATTCCAACCCCAAGGAGCACATGCTCCTCCGAGACTACATCAGCTACTGGAAAGACTACATCCAGGGGGGCTCCTCCTCTCCGCGCGGCTGCCTCTACCTCAAGGACTGGCACCTGTGCAG GTCACCGTTCCACGCCGACATCTTCCGCTCCTTCAGCTGGTCTGTCAACATCTGCGGGAGGAAAAGGTGGTTCTTCTTCCCTCCGGGGCAAGAAGAAGCCCTTCGGGATTGCCACGGTGGCCTGCCCTACGACGTGACTTCGCCCACGCTGCTCGACGGCCGCCTGTACCCCATGCGCAAGCACTGCAGTCCACCCCTGGAGCTCACGCAGGAGGCAGGCGAGATGGTCTTTGTGCCCAGCGGGTGGCACCACCAAGTCCACAACCTG GAGGACACCATCTCCATCAACCACAACTGGGTCAACGGCTGTAACCTGGCCAATATGTGGCACTTCCTGCAGCAAGAGCTCCGGGCCGTGCAGCAGGAGGTCAGCCAGTGGAGGGACACTATGCCTGACTGGGACCATCACTGCCAG GTCATCATGAGGTCCTGCTCCGGGAtcaattttgaagaattttacCACTTCCTCAAGATCATCGCCGAAAGGAGGCTGCTGCTTCTGACGAAAGAGCTGGGCCCTGGTGACATGGAGGGCAGTGCGGGCAGGGGGCTGGGCCCCCAGCAGGCTGCTTTTGATGTCAGCCGGATTGCAGAGGTGCTGGCCTCCGTGGTGGCCCACCCCGACTTCCAGAGAGTGGATACTAGCGTGTTCTCACTGCAGCCGGGGGAGCTCctccagcagctggaggaggtCGTGGCTGCCACTGCCTCTCTTTAG
- the LOC113909847 gene encoding 2-oxoglutarate and iron-dependent oxygenase JMJD4-like isoform X3, with amino-acid sequence MDRETRAFAESHFRRLRGRPAGGVGATPGRVDFIESPDSFSYADFFKGYLLPNVPCVFSSSFTEGWGSRRRWVTPGGKPAFEHLLRNYGDVVVPVANCGVREYNSNPKEHMLLRDYISYWKDYIQGGSSSPRGCLYLKDWHLCRAPLAEDVFTLPVYFSSDWLNEYWDVLDVDDYRFVYMGPAGTWSPFHADIFRSFSWSVNICGRKRWFFFPPGQEEALRDCHGGLPYDVTSPTLLDGRLYPMRKHCSPPLELTQEEDTISINHNWVNGCNLANMWHFLQQELRAVQQEVSQWRDTMPDWDHHCQVIMRSCSGINFEEFYHFLKIIAERRLLLLTKELGPGDMEGSAGRGLGPQQAAFDVSRIAEVLASVVAHPDFQRVDTSVFSLQPGELLQQLEEVVAATASL; translated from the exons ATGGACAGGGAGACGCGCGCGTTCGCCGAGAGCCACTTCCGACGCCTCCGCGGACGGCCCGCGGGCGGGGTGGGCGCGACGCCGGGCCGCGTGGACTTCATCGAGAGCCCGGACTCTTTTTCCTACGCCGACTTCTTCAAGGGCTACCTGCTGCCCAACGTGCCGTGcgttttctccagctccttcaccGAGGGCTGGGGCAGCCGCAGGCGCTGGGTGACGCCGGGCGGGAAGCCGGCCTTCGAGCACCTGCTGCGGAACTACG GAGACGTGGTCGTCCCTGTGGCCAACTGCGGGGTCCGGGAGTACAATTCCAACCCCAAGGAGCACATGCTCCTCCGAGACTACATCAGCTACTGGAAAGACTACATCCAGGGGGGCTCCTCCTCTCCGCGCGGCTGCCTCTACCTCAAGGACTGGCACCTGTGCAG GGCCCCCCTGGCCGAGGACGTGTTCACCCTGCCTGTGTACTTCTCATCCGACTGGCTCAACGAGTACTGGGACGTCCTGGACGTGGACGACTACCGCTTTGTCTACATGGGGCCCGCGGGCACCTG GTCACCGTTCCACGCCGACATCTTCCGCTCCTTCAGCTGGTCTGTCAACATCTGCGGGAGGAAAAGGTGGTTCTTCTTCCCTCCGGGGCAAGAAGAAGCCCTTCGGGATTGCCACGGTGGCCTGCCCTACGACGTGACTTCGCCCACGCTGCTCGACGGCCGCCTGTACCCCATGCGCAAGCACTGCAGTCCACCCCTGGAGCTCACGCAGGAG GAGGACACCATCTCCATCAACCACAACTGGGTCAACGGCTGTAACCTGGCCAATATGTGGCACTTCCTGCAGCAAGAGCTCCGGGCCGTGCAGCAGGAGGTCAGCCAGTGGAGGGACACTATGCCTGACTGGGACCATCACTGCCAG GTCATCATGAGGTCCTGCTCCGGGAtcaattttgaagaattttacCACTTCCTCAAGATCATCGCCGAAAGGAGGCTGCTGCTTCTGACGAAAGAGCTGGGCCCTGGTGACATGGAGGGCAGTGCGGGCAGGGGGCTGGGCCCCCAGCAGGCTGCTTTTGATGTCAGCCGGATTGCAGAGGTGCTGGCCTCCGTGGTGGCCCACCCCGACTTCCAGAGAGTGGATACTAGCGTGTTCTCACTGCAGCCGGGGGAGCTCctccagcagctggaggaggtCGTGGCTGCCACTGCCTCTCTTTAG
- the LOC113909847 gene encoding 2-oxoglutarate and iron-dependent oxygenase JMJD4-like isoform X2, producing the protein MDRETRAFAESHFRRLRGRPAGGVGATPGRVDFIESPDSFSYADFFKGYLLPNVPCVFSSSFTEGWGSRRRWVTPGGKPAFEHLLRNYGDVVVPVANCGVREYNSNPKEHMLLRDYISYWKDYIQGGSSSPRGCLYLKDWHLCRAPLAEDVFTLPVYFSSDWLNEYWDVLDVDDYRFVYMGPAGTCWSVNICGRKRWFFFPPGQEEALRDCHGGLPYDVTSPTLLDGRLYPMRKHCSPPLELTQEAGEMVFVPSGWHHQVHNLEDTISINHNWVNGCNLANMWHFLQQELRAVQQEVSQWRDTMPDWDHHCQVIMRSCSGINFEEFYHFLKIIAERRLLLLTKELGPGDMEGSAGRGLGPQQAAFDVSRIAEVLASVVAHPDFQRVDTSVFSLQPGELLQQLEEVVAATASL; encoded by the exons ATGGACAGGGAGACGCGCGCGTTCGCCGAGAGCCACTTCCGACGCCTCCGCGGACGGCCCGCGGGCGGGGTGGGCGCGACGCCGGGCCGCGTGGACTTCATCGAGAGCCCGGACTCTTTTTCCTACGCCGACTTCTTCAAGGGCTACCTGCTGCCCAACGTGCCGTGcgttttctccagctccttcaccGAGGGCTGGGGCAGCCGCAGGCGCTGGGTGACGCCGGGCGGGAAGCCGGCCTTCGAGCACCTGCTGCGGAACTACG GAGACGTGGTCGTCCCTGTGGCCAACTGCGGGGTCCGGGAGTACAATTCCAACCCCAAGGAGCACATGCTCCTCCGAGACTACATCAGCTACTGGAAAGACTACATCCAGGGGGGCTCCTCCTCTCCGCGCGGCTGCCTCTACCTCAAGGACTGGCACCTGTGCAG GGCCCCCCTGGCCGAGGACGTGTTCACCCTGCCTGTGTACTTCTCATCCGACTGGCTCAACGAGTACTGGGACGTCCTGGACGTGGACGACTACCGCTTTGTCTACATGGGGCCCGCGGGCACCTG CTGGTCTGTCAACATCTGCGGGAGGAAAAGGTGGTTCTTCTTCCCTCCGGGGCAAGAAGAAGCCCTTCGGGATTGCCACGGTGGCCTGCCCTACGACGTGACTTCGCCCACGCTGCTCGACGGCCGCCTGTACCCCATGCGCAAGCACTGCAGTCCACCCCTGGAGCTCACGCAGGAGGCAGGCGAGATGGTCTTTGTGCCCAGCGGGTGGCACCACCAAGTCCACAACCTG GAGGACACCATCTCCATCAACCACAACTGGGTCAACGGCTGTAACCTGGCCAATATGTGGCACTTCCTGCAGCAAGAGCTCCGGGCCGTGCAGCAGGAGGTCAGCCAGTGGAGGGACACTATGCCTGACTGGGACCATCACTGCCAG GTCATCATGAGGTCCTGCTCCGGGAtcaattttgaagaattttacCACTTCCTCAAGATCATCGCCGAAAGGAGGCTGCTGCTTCTGACGAAAGAGCTGGGCCCTGGTGACATGGAGGGCAGTGCGGGCAGGGGGCTGGGCCCCCAGCAGGCTGCTTTTGATGTCAGCCGGATTGCAGAGGTGCTGGCCTCCGTGGTGGCCCACCCCGACTTCCAGAGAGTGGATACTAGCGTGTTCTCACTGCAGCCGGGGGAGCTCctccagcagctggaggaggtCGTGGCTGCCACTGCCTCTCTTTAG
- the LOC113909847 gene encoding 2-oxoglutarate and iron-dependent oxygenase JMJD4-like isoform X5 encodes MDRETRAFAESHFRRLRGRPAGGVGATPGRVDFIESPDSFSYADFFKGYLLPNVPCVFSSSFTEGWGSRRRWVTPGGKPAFEHLLRNYGDVVVPVANCGVREYNSNPKEHMLLRDYISYWKDYIQGGSSSPRGCLYLKDWHLCSWSVNICGRKRWFFFPPGQEEALRDCHGGLPYDVTSPTLLDGRLYPMRKHCSPPLELTQEAGEMVFVPSGWHHQVHNLEDTISINHNWVNGCNLANMWHFLQQELRAVQQEVSQWRDTMPDWDHHCQVIMRSCSGINFEEFYHFLKIIAERRLLLLTKELGPGDMEGSAGRGLGPQQAAFDVSRIAEVLASVVAHPDFQRVDTSVFSLQPGELLQQLEEVVAATASL; translated from the exons ATGGACAGGGAGACGCGCGCGTTCGCCGAGAGCCACTTCCGACGCCTCCGCGGACGGCCCGCGGGCGGGGTGGGCGCGACGCCGGGCCGCGTGGACTTCATCGAGAGCCCGGACTCTTTTTCCTACGCCGACTTCTTCAAGGGCTACCTGCTGCCCAACGTGCCGTGcgttttctccagctccttcaccGAGGGCTGGGGCAGCCGCAGGCGCTGGGTGACGCCGGGCGGGAAGCCGGCCTTCGAGCACCTGCTGCGGAACTACG GAGACGTGGTCGTCCCTGTGGCCAACTGCGGGGTCCGGGAGTACAATTCCAACCCCAAGGAGCACATGCTCCTCCGAGACTACATCAGCTACTGGAAAGACTACATCCAGGGGGGCTCCTCCTCTCCGCGCGGCTGCCTCTACCTCAAGGACTGGCACCTGTGCAG CTGGTCTGTCAACATCTGCGGGAGGAAAAGGTGGTTCTTCTTCCCTCCGGGGCAAGAAGAAGCCCTTCGGGATTGCCACGGTGGCCTGCCCTACGACGTGACTTCGCCCACGCTGCTCGACGGCCGCCTGTACCCCATGCGCAAGCACTGCAGTCCACCCCTGGAGCTCACGCAGGAGGCAGGCGAGATGGTCTTTGTGCCCAGCGGGTGGCACCACCAAGTCCACAACCTG GAGGACACCATCTCCATCAACCACAACTGGGTCAACGGCTGTAACCTGGCCAATATGTGGCACTTCCTGCAGCAAGAGCTCCGGGCCGTGCAGCAGGAGGTCAGCCAGTGGAGGGACACTATGCCTGACTGGGACCATCACTGCCAG GTCATCATGAGGTCCTGCTCCGGGAtcaattttgaagaattttacCACTTCCTCAAGATCATCGCCGAAAGGAGGCTGCTGCTTCTGACGAAAGAGCTGGGCCCTGGTGACATGGAGGGCAGTGCGGGCAGGGGGCTGGGCCCCCAGCAGGCTGCTTTTGATGTCAGCCGGATTGCAGAGGTGCTGGCCTCCGTGGTGGCCCACCCCGACTTCCAGAGAGTGGATACTAGCGTGTTCTCACTGCAGCCGGGGGAGCTCctccagcagctggaggaggtCGTGGCTGCCACTGCCTCTCTTTAG